The window TAAAATTGGTATAATGGGAGGTGGCAGTTGGGCTACTGCAATTGCTAAAATTATTTCAATGACGCAATCTAATTTCAATTGGTATATGCGTCGTCCTGAACAAATAGAGGAATTTCAAAAGTTCGGTCATAACCCTTTCTACTTAACAGGAGTAAAATTCAATGTTGAGAATATTTCTTTTTACGACGACATTAACGAAGTTGTTGAGAATAGTGATATTATAATATTTGCAATTCCATCTCCTTTCTTAAAGCAACACTTGCTAAAACTAACAGCCTCTCTTAAAAATAAAGTTATTATATCTGCTATAAAGGGGATTGTACCTGATGAAAATATGCTGGTATCAGCTTATTTCAATAAATTTTATGGTGTAGATAATGACAATATCGTTACTTTGGGAGGACCTTGCCATGCAGAAGAGGTTGCTCTGGAAAAACTTTCTTACCTTACCGTGGGGTGCTCAAATGAAGAGAGAGCTCTGGCTATGTCGAACATATTCAAAACTCATTTCATTAAAACATCTACAAGTTCAGATGTTATTGGTATAGAATATGCATCGGTTCTTAAAAACGTTTATGCAATAGTATCTGGAATTTGTCACGGACTTAAATATGGTGATAATTTTCAAGCTATATTCATTTCTAATTCAATAATGGAGATGGATAAATTTACAGATGCTGTGAGTCCGATGGAACGAAATATTTGTAGTTCCGCTTACCTTGGAGACTTATTGGTAACCGCCTACTCTCGTTTTAGTAGAAACAGAATATTTGGCACAATGATAGGCAAAGGCTATTCAGTAAAAACAGCTCAATTAGAAATGGAAATGATTGCCGAAGGTTATTTTGGAACTAAATGTATCAAAGAAATAAACAACGAATACAAGGTAGAAATGCCTATATTAGACACTGTTTACTCTATACTTTACGAAAGAAAATCGGCTGTACCTGCTATTAGAAAACTTACAGAAACTTTTAAGTAAAAGCAATAAAAAGAATATGAATACAATAAAATTAAACATTGAGAAAGCTTTAGGCTCAATAACTAAAGAACAAATATTATCGCAGGCTGAACAAGCTAAATTATCAAACAAAACATTAGAAAACGGAAATGGGAAAGGTAACGATTTCTTAGGTTGGTTAAATCTCCCCTCTTCTATTACCGAACAAGAATTAAACGATATTCAAGCTACAGCTAACAAACTAAGAAACTCGTGTGAAGTTGTTGTTGTTGTTGGTATAGGTGGCAGCTATTTGGGCACAAAAGCTGTAATAGATGCTATATCTGGTAGTTTTGAACAATTAGAAAATAAAAAACCTATAGTTCTTTATGCAGGACACAATATAGGAGAAGATTATCTTTACGAATTATCTAAATATCTTGAAGGAAAATCTTTCGGTATAGTTAATATTTCAAAATCTGGAACAACTACCGAACCTGCTTTGGCTTTCCGCATTCTAAAAAAACAATTAGAAGATGCTGTAGGAAAAGAGGAAACAAAAAACAGAATTGTTGCTGTTACTGATAAAGCAAAAGGAGCATTACGTACTTTAGCCGATAAAGAAGGTTACAAAACTTATATTATCCCTGACAATGTAGGTGGTCG of the Dysgonomonadaceae bacterium PH5-43 genome contains:
- a CDS encoding glycerol-3-phosphate dehydrogenase (NAD(P)+) (product_source=KO:K00057; cath_funfam=1.10.1040.10,3.40.50.720; cog=COG0240; ko=KO:K00057; pfam=PF01210,PF07479; superfamily=48179,51735), with product MNSPGKIGIMGGGSWATAIAKIISMTQSNFNWYMRRPEQIEEFQKFGHNPFYLTGVKFNVENISFYDDINEVVENSDIIIFAIPSPFLKQHLLKLTASLKNKVIISAIKGIVPDENMLVSAYFNKFYGVDNDNIVTLGGPCHAEEVALEKLSYLTVGCSNEERALAMSNIFKTHFIKTSTSSDVIGIEYASVLKNVYAIVSGICHGLKYGDNFQAIFISNSIMEMDKFTDAVSPMERNICSSAYLGDLLVTAYSRFSRNRIFGTMIGKGYSVKTAQLEMEMIAEGYFGTKCIKEINNEYKVEMPILDTVYSILYERKSAVPAIRKLTETFK